The proteins below are encoded in one region of Sphingobacterium sp. R2:
- a CDS encoding glycoside hydrolase: MKIIKSILALLFFALSYVKAQQKLEDKVHSYVQEFNKNDNEAVINNISNKDAYDWMMANIPLFECPDKDIEQTYYFRWWSYRKHIKSSPEGTLVTEFIEPVKHAGKYNSISCALGHHLYEGRWIRDNAFLKEYVDFWLYHADKNQSKPRFHQFSSWLPDALLAYCKVNPDNQYLQDRLLDLDLDFEKWEKERKTKNGLFWQFDVQDGMEESVSGGRKVHNMRPSINSYMYGNAVAIAKIAKLVSNPKLERKYKSYAQTLRQLVLDSLWDNEDQFFKTKMEKGGLHPTREAIGFIPWYFHLPPDRTAYGKAWLQLPDTAGFNAPWGTTTAERREPTFRTRGTGHSCEWDGAIWPFTSSQTIRGMANYLSDYKRNKAVDANDLYEQIHKYAKSHVMNGKPYIGEYQDEKTGEWLKGDHPRSKFYNHSTFADVIIQDLIGIKPQTNPILEIKPLISKDQWDYFSLTQLTYHNKNIAIYWDVTGEKYHKGKGLTIYVDGVKSMQQKDLKNCKINLK, translated from the coding sequence ATGAAAATTATAAAATCTATTCTTGCGCTTCTTTTCTTTGCGCTATCGTATGTAAAGGCACAGCAAAAATTAGAAGATAAAGTTCATAGCTATGTTCAAGAGTTTAACAAAAATGATAACGAAGCAGTAATCAATAATATTTCGAATAAGGATGCCTATGACTGGATGATGGCTAATATTCCTTTATTTGAATGTCCGGATAAGGACATCGAGCAAACTTATTATTTTCGATGGTGGTCTTACCGAAAACATATCAAATCTAGTCCGGAAGGCACCTTGGTGACCGAATTTATTGAGCCAGTAAAGCATGCTGGAAAATACAATTCAATCAGTTGTGCGCTCGGACACCATTTGTATGAAGGAAGGTGGATTCGTGACAATGCATTTCTAAAAGAATACGTCGACTTTTGGCTTTATCATGCAGACAAGAATCAATCGAAGCCAAGATTTCATCAATTCAGCTCGTGGCTACCTGATGCCTTATTAGCTTATTGTAAAGTTAATCCTGATAATCAATATCTACAAGACCGTCTATTGGATTTGGATTTGGATTTTGAAAAGTGGGAAAAAGAAAGAAAGACTAAAAATGGGCTCTTTTGGCAATTTGACGTTCAAGATGGTATGGAAGAGTCGGTGTCGGGTGGACGTAAGGTTCACAATATGCGTCCGTCAATCAATAGCTATATGTATGGAAACGCTGTAGCGATTGCGAAAATTGCCAAATTGGTGTCTAATCCAAAATTAGAGAGAAAATACAAGTCCTATGCACAGACTTTACGCCAATTGGTATTGGATTCCCTGTGGGACAACGAAGATCAGTTTTTTAAAACAAAGATGGAAAAAGGGGGGCTACACCCCACGCGGGAAGCAATTGGTTTTATCCCATGGTATTTCCATTTACCTCCGGATAGAACAGCTTATGGAAAAGCTTGGCTGCAGCTACCTGATACCGCAGGATTTAATGCACCTTGGGGAACAACTACGGCTGAGCGGCGTGAACCGACATTTCGAACCCGTGGAACTGGACATAGCTGTGAATGGGATGGTGCAATTTGGCCTTTTACAAGTTCACAGACCATCAGGGGGATGGCTAATTATTTAAGCGATTATAAAAGGAATAAAGCAGTTGATGCAAACGATTTATACGAGCAGATCCATAAATATGCCAAATCCCATGTGATGAATGGTAAACCCTACATCGGTGAATATCAAGATGAGAAAACTGGCGAATGGTTGAAGGGAGATCATCCGAGAAGTAAGTTTTATAATCATTCTACATTTGCGGATGTCATTATTCAGGATCTAATTGGAATAAAACCACAGACTAATCCCATTCTTGAGATAAAACCGTTGATTTCGAAAGATCAATGGGACTACTTTTCACTCACCCAGTTAACGTATCACAATAAGAACATTGCTATTTACTGGGATGTCACTGGCGAGAAATATCATAAAGGCAAGGGACTGACCATCTATGTGGACGGTGTAAAGTCAATGCAACAAAAGGATTTAAAAAATTGTAAGATTAACTTAAAGTAA